The genomic interval GCACTACAGAAGACGGGGGTTCCCAATCTCTTGCTCCTCAATTCTGGCCCTGTGCCGCCCAATCCTTCGGAACTTTTGGGGTCGGCGGGGATGAGGACGTTGTTGGAGCAGTTGAAGGAGCGAGCCGATATCGTCTTGGTAGACAGCCCCCCGGTGTTACCGGTGGCCGACGCGGTGGTCCTATCTGCTATCGTGGACGGGGTGCTGCTGGTGGTTAGCGCCGGACACACCCAATATCAGGTGGCCAAGGATGCCAAGGCGGCCTTGGACAATGCCAAAGCGAACATCATCGGCGCGGTCTTGAATAACGTCCCGGTGACCAAGGGCAACTACTACTATTACTATTACTACTACTCCTCCGACTCTGGCGAGGAATCGTCTCGATGAAGTTCATCGATCTGCATACCCATGTGTTACCCGGGGTGGATGATGGGGCGAAGGACTATACGGAGGCTGTGGCCATGCTGCGGGAGGCTAGGGTGGGGGGGATCCGAGGCCTCGTGGCCACACCCCATTTTCGATACAAGGACGATTGGTTAAGCTTTGTTGCGTCTGCGCAGGAAGTCTTTCAACAATTGACCAAAGAGGCCCAAGACCAAGGGCTAGATCTTGCCCTACAGCTGGGCTTTGAGGTGGAGTTGGATAGCGGACTTTTGACCATCAGCGATTTTAGTCCGTTGACGATCGGCGGGCGGGGGGCATATTTGCTCCTGGAATTGCCTTCGCATCAGGTTCCACCCTGTTTCGAGGAAGTGGTTTTTCAAGTAATGGTCAAGGGTGTTGTTCCCATCATTGCCCACCCGGAGCGGAGTATAGCCCTGTGTCAAAGACCACCTCTTCTGTATCGTTTGGTGGAGCAGGGGGTCTTACTGCAAGTGAATAGTGGTAGCCTCCTGGGTGTTTTCGGCGAAGAGGTTCAGTTGCGGACTTGGTCCTTGCTTGAAGCCCGGTTGGTTCACTTCATTGCATCCGACATGCACCATGCCAAGGGTCACCGGGGAAGTAATCTTCCTCAAGTCCAACGGGTCCTTGAGGAGCACCTGCCCGGGGATTACTGTACGATGTTGCTGTCCACACATCCTGCCGCGGCAATGGAGGGTGTCCAAATCCGGATCCCTGATCCGCTGCCGGGCTTTGGGGAGAAGCCAGGATGGTGGCAACGTTTCTGGCGAAGATTTCCGATGGGGCGTAGGTAGTATCCTTTGAATCACTTTCCGGAATGAAGGGCGGTGTTAGGGGGCCGACCACTTGGTTGGTCCAATGCAGATATGCAGGTATTGGAAGTGCCGATTGCACAAATCGAAATACCCGAAAGACAAGTAAGACGGAAGATCAACCAGGAGAGTATCCGAAGTTTAGCTGATTCTATTGCCCAGGTGGGCCTTCTGCACCCGATCACCGTGTGTCGCACCCCTGAGGGGACGTACCGTCTCCTGGCCGGAGAAAGAAGATTGCGGGCTTGTCAGTTGCTGAGCTTTGAGAACATTCAATGTGTGGTGGCCCAGAAAATAGTGGACGCCACCAGTCTTCAGTTGGTGGAAAATGAACAGCGTTGCGACCTAGATCCCTTGGAGCGGGCGGTATGGATTATGCAGTATCTGGATCAGACAGGTCTTTCCAAGCGGGCCGTGGCGGCACAACTGGGTATTCCCCGCCCCACAATGCTCAACTGGCTGCTAATCTTGGAGGCTAGTGAGCGGCATCAGCAGGCTATCGTCGACAATTTCCGCCGGGGAACCAGTATCTTGACTTTGGCTCACCTGGCGGTGGCTCGGCGTACCGCAAAGAAATTGGGTAACCCACAGCTGCAAGATGAACTGTTGGATCTGGCTGAAGCCCATAGCGTTTCCCACAGTGATTTGTCCAAAGCCTGTGATCTACTCATCTCACATCCGAAACTTACACCGTTGGAAGCGATCCAGAAAGTGCGTCCCATTGAGATCTTTAAGAAGCCCAGATTCCAGAAGGAAAGTCCCCGCATTGTAACTCAGCAAAACACCGCGGTGAACCGCATAAACGATGCATTGGAGCTAGCGGGCCGGTGTTTTCATGAGTTGGATCAAGGTCTGCGGCTTAGGATAAGAGAACAGGAACGTCAGGTGCTTATAACCAAATTGCGTGAGATTGAGGAACTTGCCTTGGATTTGGCCCTGGTGCTAAGTTCCATGAAGGATTAGGGGGATGACTATGTTTGATGCTAAACGCTGGGTGCTGCTCGGTGTGATCGTCTTTCTGCTGCTAGGCCCATCGGTGGTGGTTGCGGAGTCCATTAAGCTTACCATTGACACCTATCCGAACTTGGTTTTTGAGGTGGTCTATCCCGAAACGATGGAGAAGGATCAGGTGGTGGCCGACCTCGATGCGGTAGAACAGATCCTTGGACGAGAGATGACTAAAGTGGCCATCGAGGCCGAAAACAGCGGCGCCTTGTACGCTAGCCCAGATAAGGAAGAGGGCAAGATCGTCTACCAGTTGCCCCTGGGGGAGATCGTGAGCCTCTTTGCCGGCTATGCCTCGGAGGTGGAGTTCAAGGTGACCATCGATACCGCGATCGGCTGGGAGTTGAGTGGTGTTGATCCGGAGGAGTTTGAGTATGACCTGGAGACCAAGGGCACCTTGGATCACTATCTTTTCACCGGGTCCACAAAGGACCAGTGGCCGACCTTGCGGGTGGAATATGCCGTGCCTGGTACGGGCCTGTTCTTCTATGTGGTTCAGCTTTTGCTACTCTGGTTGGCCGCGCCTTTGGTGATGTTTTACGGCGGTACCTATGTGGTGAACTTGGTGCTGAATAAGCAGATCCAGGAGGATCTCCGTCGCCTAATTACTTTGGTGAGTGTGGCCAGTACTTTGACGGAAATCGGTATCATTTACCTGGGTTTTCGGATCTGGCATTGGATACAGGTCGGAACCTTCTTTCTGGGCTTTGCCGGAGCCTTCTTACTGTCCATGGGTTCGGTCCTCGTATCGATGATTCTGTTGATGGTGGCCGGTTATCAGGTGGAAAAACGGGCTCGGAAGACGGGGGTGCTATAAAGTGTCCCAGATTACCTATTTGATTAACGGTAGGGTGGTTACGCCCCGGAAGTTGATCGAACCGGGATATGTGGCTTTTGCTGCGGGCCAGATCACTGCCGTGGGCCCGATGGAGGAGCTTCAACCCCCTATGGGTGCAGAGGTGATCGATGTCGCAGACCGTTTGGTGTTGCCGGGGTTAATCGATCTTCATACCCATGGCTATGGGGGGATCGATGTGGAGACCATGGACAGACAGCAGTTTCTCGATCTAGCGCAGCACATGGTGAGCCTTGGTGTTACTGCCTTTTTGCCTACCCTGTCCGCCACTGATCTTAAGACCATGTACGAAAGGGCAGAATTGGTTCGGTGGATTCAAGGACAGGCCCACAACGGTGCGAATGTACTGGGCATTTACTTTGAAGCTCCCTACATGAACCCGGTCTACCGGGGGGCCCAGGCCCTAGAACATGTGCGGGATCCTCTTCCTGCGGAGTATCTACCCCTATTTGATACCTGTGGGGATGTTTTACGGATCGTTTTGATTGCCCCAGAGTTGCCCGGGGCAATGGACTTCATCCGGGAGTGCGTCCGCCGGGAGATTGTCCCAGCCTTGGGACATTGCCAACCCAGCTATGAAGTGGCCAAAGAAGCCATCAATGCTGGAGCGGATCATCTGGTCCATGCCTTCAATGCCGTTCCCGATTTCAAGAAACGGGACCCGGGCGTGATCGGGGCCTTTCTGAATTCAGACCATGTATATCTGGAGGTTATCTCCGATGGCCATCATTTGCACCGGGCAGCGGTGGAGCTGTTGTACAAGTTTAAAGGGCCCGATTGGCTGATCCTGGTCAGTGATAGTGCCCCCCTCACGGGGCTTCCCGATGGGATTTATCGGGGGTTTGGTCAGGAGATTGAACTGCGAGGTTTCCGGGCTACTTTGGCGGGGCGTCCTGATGTCCTGGCCGGAAGCGCCAGTGGTCTCAACCGGTGTTTGCAGTTTGCGGTGGAAGAAGTGGGCATTCCCTTGGTACAAGCGGTGCAGATGGCGACCAGTACTCCGGCGAAACGCCTAAAACTTACCCGCAAGGGACGGCTCGAACCGGGGCTCGATGCGGACCTTGTGGTGCTTAATCCTGATTATTCTGCAGCTCTTACTTTCGTGGGCGGCCAAGAAAGGTATCGGCAGTGGGGTGGATGAGTTGTTGTACTGAGAACCGGTGCAAGAGACAATTCTCCGGTTTTCCTTGGCGCGTAGCAGGTTCAGGTTCTCGGTTGAATATATTCGTCCACGTAGTGGAGTTTTCCCGCACCCAATTCCAGCACAGCATCAATCAGTTCCCGGTTGACTTGGTCATAGACCTCTGACTTTTTCGCTGGATCCGCGGGCTTTTCACGGAGTATGGGGCGGCCAAAGGCCACACGGAGCTTGCGGGCCTCGGGGACGATGGCGCAGGGGATAATCGGTACCCCCAGGCTTGTGGAAAGCATCGCGGCTCCAGACAGGGGTTTATACACATTAAAATCGTTGGATCGCTCACCCTCGAAGAAGATCCCCACCACCTTGCCTTCTTTCAACAGGGAGATGGCGGTGGAGATTGCTCTTCGATCACTGGTTCCCCGTCGTACCGGAAAACCGCCTAGCTTCGTCATAAGCAGACGCGAAAAATACCCTTCGAACAACTCTTGCTTCGCCATGAAATGAACCCGACGGGGGCAGGCGATGAACACAAAGATGGAATCGTAGAAAGTGACGTGATTAGGTGCTAGAATGAAGGGTCCTGCCTTGGGGATATTTTCTCTTCCCACAATTTCCCAGCGAAATCTGATCCTGAAAATCAAAGACCAAAACAGTCTGTACAGTGTGTAGAACACCCTGATCACCGGGATTTTGACCGCTGGCCACCTTGGTGGAGTCTTGAACGTAGCGGTTTTTCCCGGGTTCCCTCCTTCGCTGCGATTGTTCTAAAACAGTCACGTCGCTGTAGCTTCCTGCACGGTATAGTATACCGCGCATCAAAACAAAGGGCAGTTTTACGTCTTCCAAAGGATAACTGGATCCCAATCAGACATCGGTGGTTTTTCCACGTAGTCCAGAATTTTAGTCGACGGGAAGTAACCTCGCAGATGAGCAGCAGTTCCCCTTCTGCCATACCTTGAACCTATTGTCTTGTCTTAGCCGCCACCCCCAGAGTATCCTGGAGTGCCATAACTCCTGCTGATGTTGGGAAGCAACTACAATCAATTGTATTTCAACGTCCTGGGCCAGTTTTCCTTCTATATCTTGGCACTGGGATCCCGGTGTGATATGATAACTGCAGTAAAGGAGGAGTCCTTCCGTGTTGCTGACAATCGATGTGGGAAATACGAATATTACCATCGGGGCTTTCAAGGAGGACAGGCTGATTAGGACTTGGCGGATCGCCACTCGTCCGGATCGGACCGTGGACGAGTACAGGTTCATTCTTAAGTCTCTCTGGCAGGAACTGGCATCCCCTGAGGCTATCCATGGTTGTGTAATCAGTAGCGTGGTGCCCAACGTGACTTCTCTGGTTTCCGAGGCGGTGCAGCGCCTGTGGCAAGTGGATTCTTTGGTGGTGGGCCCCGGGGTGAAAAGTGGTATCAAGATCCGCGGAGACAATCCCCGGGAGGTGGGTGCTGACCGGATCGTGAATGCAGTGGCCACTTACCATTATTATTCCACACCTGCGGTGGTGGTGGACTGCGGAACCGCCATCAGCTTCGATGTGGTTACCGACCAGGCGGAATATATTGGTGGGGCCATTGCGCCGGGCCTGAATATGGTGGCCGATGCCATAGTGGCGCGGACCGCCAAATTGAAACGGGTGGAGCTCAAACGACCGGTCCGGGCCATCGGTCGGAATACCGAGGAGTGTATTCAGTCGGGGATCGTCTTTGGCTACATGGGTCTAGTTGAGCATTTGATTAAGCGCATCGCCGAGGAACTGAAAGCGGAACCCACCGTGATCTTCACCGGGGGGCAAGGTGGTGTGCTGGTTGAGGAGTTCGAGGGAAGGTTCATCTATGACCCGGAATTGACCCTGAAGGGACTTCACATAATTGCCAAACTGAATGGGTGGTAGCATATGCGGGGCAAAAGAATTGTCTTGGGGATCACTGGAGGTATCGCAGCCTATAAAGCGGCTCAGATCTGCAGTGACTTGGTGAAGGCCGGTGCCACCGTTGATGTGATTATGACCAAGGCGGCTTTGGAATTCATCGGGCCCATCACTCTGCAGAACATAGCCAATAATAAAGTACACATCGATATGTTTGCCCTACCGGAGAACTATAACGTGGAGCACGTTTCGCTGGCCCAGGGGGCGGATCTGATCCTGATTGCCCCTGCCACAGCCAACTGTATTGCGAAACTAGCCTGTGGATTGGCCGATGATCTATTGTCCTGTACGGTCTTGGCTTCGCAGGCTCCGGTGTTGATTGCCCCGGCCATGAACACTAACATGTGGACCAACCCGGTAACCCAAGAAAATGTTGAGAAACTCAAGGCAAGGGGATTCCACTTTGTGGAACCGGGCTATGGGCGGTTGGCTTGCGGCTTGATTGGACAAGGCCGTTTGGCGCCTGTGGACGAGATCGTGGATGCTGCCCATTACGTCTTGGGACAAGGTGGCCCCTTGGCTGGTCGCAAGATTGTAGTTACCGCCGGTGGTAATAGGGAACCCATCGATCCGGTACGGTTCTTGGGGAACCGTTCCTCCGGTAAGACCGGTTTTCACTTGGCCAGGGAAGCGCGTAACCGTGGGGCGCAGGTGATACTCATCTCCGGCCCCACAGAACTGAAGCCGCCGTTGGGGGTGGAGTTTGTCCCGGTGGAGACAGCCTTGGAGATGGACGCCGCGGTAAAAAGACACGTGGAAGGCTGTGATGCCCTGATCATGTCCGCGGCGGTGGCAGATTACCGGGTGGAGAATGTGGCCAGCAGCAAACACAAGAAACAGGAGCGGTTGACCTTGCATCTGGTCCAGAATCCTGATATACTGGCCACCACCAACGGAGATTTCGTTAAGATCGGCTTTGCCGCGGAGACCGAAGACTTGCTACCGGCCATGGAAGCGAAGCTGGTGAAGAAAAACTTGGACCTGATCGTGGGTAATCTCGTAGGTCTGCCGGACCGGGGCTTTGAGGCCGATACCAATCAGGTGGTCATCATGGACCGCTCCGGGGCTACGGAGCATTGGCCCTTGATGGACAAGGGAGAATTGGCTAAGAAGATCATCGATCGTCTACAAGATCTACTTGCCGAAAAGTAGCATATGCTGTATCATAAAAACGAAAAAACCCCGAAGTGCAGACATCTTCGGGTTCACATCATCCTTTACCGCTTGGATCAGATGACCGAGACGGTGCTTGCTGATATTGATTAGTGGAGTAAACCTGCGGTCAGACTGCAGGTTTTTTTGTTAGGGGGTGTTGGAATGCAGAGTAGCGAATTGGCCAGCTACTTTGGCGATGTGGGGATTATCGGTGCTGGAGCGGTGGGGACTGGTCTGGCCTATGCTCTGCGGAGAGCTGGTTTAGGTCCAGCGGCCGTGGCCAGCCGTACCAACGCCCGGGCCAGGGAACTGATCGAAGGGTTGAAGGCCGGTATTGCCTGTTCCCCGGCGGAACTGGTGGAGCGGTGCCGGACCGTGTTCTTGACGGTGCCCGATGACCAAATCCTGCTCCTTTCCCAGGCCCTTCCCTGGCGTAAGGGACACATTGCCATCCATTGCAGCGGGGCCCATAGCCTTGAGGTGTTGAAACCGGTGGCCGAGGCCGGTGGTCGGCGGGGAGCCTTTCATCCCTTGAATAGCTTTCCTAGTCGAAAGTTGAGCCGTTCTCGCCTGGGTCACTCTTTCTTCGGCATCGAAAGTGATGAGGAGTCCCTTCTTGAGGCCCTAGATACCTTGGCCCAGACGTTGGGACGGGGAGCCTTGCATGTAGCTGGGGATAGACGGGTGTTGTATCACATCTGTGGAGTACTGGCCTCAAACTATTTGGTCGCCTTGCTTGATGCCGCGGTGGGACTCTTTTCCTCATTGGGATATTCCGAGGAAGAGGGACTGCGGGCTTTGTCTCCCTTGGTGCAAGCCACCTGGGAAAACATCGGGCGGGTGGGTACCAAAGCGGCCTTGAGTGGCCCCATCGCCAGGGGCGATGGGGGAACAGTGAGGGCACATTTGGAATACTTGACGCAATTGGGCGAAGCGGACCTACTGAAACTTTACGTAACCCTAGGTGAACTGACACTGGAGGTTGCAAAGGCGAAGGGTACCCTAACAGGAGACAACTATCAGAGGTTGAAGGAGATCTTTGCCCAGCAGGAGGGATGAAGCATGCGGAATGTGTTGAAAAGTAAATTGCACCGGGCCCGGGTAACAGACGCCAACGTCGATTACGAAGGTAGTATTACTATCGATGAAGAACTGATGGAATTGGCGGATCTGGTACCATGGGAAAAGGTGCAAGTGGTAGATGTGACCAATGGGGCGCGCCTGGAGACCTATGTAATTCCAGGGTCCCGGGGCAGTGGCTGCATCCAGCTGAACGGAGCCGCCGCCCGGCTGATTTTTCCCAATGACTTGGTCATCATTATGTCCTACACCTGGATTGATGAGGCGATGGTAGCCGATCATAAACCCAAAATCATTCTATTAGATGAACAGAATCGACCGAAGGAGGTATCGTAGTTATGGCAGTCACTACACTGGATATTCGAAACATGAAGGGAAAGCAAAAGATTGCGATGGTCACCGCATACGATGCCCTGATCGCCAAGATCGTCGATTCTGTGGGGATACCCCTGATCCTGGTAGGTGATAGTGTGGGCAACACTTACCTGGGTCTTTCCAACACGGTGCCGGTTACCATTGCGGATATGATCCACCATACTAAGGCTGTGACGCGGGCAACCAAGCATGCCCTTGTAGTAGCGGATCTCCCCTTTATGACCTACGCCACCGAGGAGGCAGCGCTCCATAACGCAGGGCGCCTATTGCAGGAGGGCGGTTGCCAAGCGGTCAAGCTGGAAGGTGGTCAGGAGGTGGCCGGAATCGTCCGACGCCTGGTTGGGGTCGGGATCCCTGTGATGGGGCATATCGGTTTGTTGCCCCAATCGGTGAACCAGCAAGGGGGCTACCGGATCCAAGGGAAGACTGCCGAACAGGCCCAGAAGCTCTTGGAGGATGCCAAGGCCATTGAGGCCAGCGGTGCCTTTTCCATTGTCCTCGAGGGCATCCCCCACGATTTGGCCGCCAAGATTACAGCCGCCGTAAGCATCCCCACCATCGGTATTGCCGCCGGTCCCGACTGCGACGGTCAAGTACAGGTCATCACCGACTTGTTAGGGATGCAGGAGGATTTCGTCCCGAAGCATGCCCGACAGTACGCAAATCTTGCGGCAGTGATCCGCAGTAGTCTGCAGCAGTATAAAGAAGAAGTCGAGGAAGGAACCTTTGGTCGTTAGGGGGATTGGGCCACTTGAAGATCTGTGAGACGATTCGAGAAATGCGGGAATACCGAAAGGGCGCCCAAGGACGGGTAGCCTTGGTGCCCACTATGGGTTATCTACATGAAGGTCACCTGAGCCTGGTTCGCCAGGCGCGCCAAGAAAATGATGTGGTCGTGGTGAGTATTTTTGTGAATCCCACCCAGTTTGGTCCCAACGAAGACTTTGCGCGGTATCCCCGCGATATGGAACGGGACCTGAATCTGCTCAGGGCAGAAAATGTGGATGCAGTCTTTGCTCCTGATGCGGAAGAGATGTACGGGGATGGATTCAGCACCTACGTGGAGGTGACGGGACTGAGCGAAGTGTTCGAAGGAGCGGTACGTCCTGGACATTTCCGCGGAGTAGCCACCGTGGTGTTGAAGCTGTTTAACATCGTTCAGCCCCATTGTGCCTATTTTGGTCAGAAGGATGCCCAACAGGCAGCGGTGCTCAAGCGCATGGTCCGCGACCTGAACGTGGATGTGACCATCAAGACTTGTCCCACCATCCGGGAGGCCGATGGACTGGCGGCCAGCAGCCGAAATATCTATCTAAATGCAGAGGAACGGGCCGCGGCCACCTTATTGCACCAGGGCCTTCAGGCGGGGCGCCACCTTTGGCAGGCGGGGGAACAGGATCCTGACGTGATTACAGCCAGGATAAAAGAAGTGTTACAGCATCCTCTAATCACCCTGGACTATGTGGCGGTGGTTTCACCGGACAGCTTTACCCCCGTGACCCGCGTGGAAGCAAATCACCTCTTGATCATTGCCGCAAAAGTTGGTACAACAAGACTAATAGACAATATGAGTCTGGTTTAGTAAGGGAGAGGAGGAGTTACAGTTGCCGTCGGTGACTGTAATGAGGACCGCATGATGAGAATATCGAGTCGAGCAAGGAACATATCCCCATCCGCCACTTTGAGTGTTGATGCTTTAGCGAAATCCATGATTAAGGCTGGTCACAACGTGATCGGCTTTGGAGCTGGGGAACCCGACTTTGATACACCCCAGCACATCAGGGAGGCGGCCGTTGCGGCCCTGGATAGGGGGTATACCCGGTATACCCCAGCGGGTGGCACCCTAGAGCTTAAGGAAGCCGTTTGTGCAAGGCTAGAAGAGGATTATCAAGTAAAGTACGAACCTGACCAGGTGATTATCTCTTGCGGGGCAAAACATAGTCTATACAACCTTTTCCAGGTCATCTGCGATCAGGGGGATGAAGTAATCCTTATGGCGCCCTACTGGGTGAGCTACTTGGAACAGATTAAGTTAGCCGGTGCCGTGCCGGTAGTGGTGGCGCCCCGCGATCATACCCTCAAACCATCCCTTGAGGACATTGAAGCCGCCATTACCTCCCGGACGCGGGCGATCATTGTGAATAGCCCCTCGAACCCCAGCGGGATTGTACTGGACCGGGACTTCCTCGTGGCGGTGGGGGAGTTGGCTCTTAAGCACGATCTGTTGGTGATCTCCGACGAGATTTACGATAAACTAATCTACGGCACAGCAAAGCATGTCAGTTTTCCCACCTTAGGTGATGAGCTCAAAGCGCGGACTGTGCTTATAAACGGAGTGTCGAAGACCTACGCGATGACTGGGTGGCGGATCGGGTGGGCCGTGGGCCCGGTGGAGATTATCAAGGCGATGGTCAATTTACAGAGCCATAGCACCTCGAACCCGACCTCCATTGCCCAATATGCGGCGGTGGTGGCTTTGACTGGTCCCCAGGCCCCGGTGGAACAGATGCGCAAAGAGTTTTCCCGGCGTAGGGACTTTATGCTGGAAAAACTCAACCAGCTTCCTGGGGTTAGTTGTCAGATGCCGGAAGGGGCCTTTTACGCTTTTCCCAACATTGGTGGCCTATTTGGCAAGAGCTTCAACGGGACTGTTATCGATAGTTCCGAGACCTTTGCCAAGTATCTGTTGCAAGAGGTGAAAGTGGCCGTTGTGCCCGGTATCGCCTTCGGAGCCAATGAATACGTGCGACTTTCCTACTGTTTGTCCATGGATAAACTGGCGGAGGGTTTGGAGAGGATCCACCAGTTTATCCTAAAACTGACGTAAACAGGATGGGCGGAGGACTCCCTCCGCCCACTGTCAAAAGCTTTCCCAGTAGTGACCAGGAAGATTACCCGTGGCCCTTTTCTGGAAGGGGCCGGGGCCTGATCCGAAGGGAGGAGAGTTAACCTGTTAGGGTGACGGGTTACGATCAACATGACCAGTATCCTAATTGCTGACGATGATCCCCATGTTCACGAGATCCTATCTTTGTATTTCCGTAAAGAGGGTTTTGAGATCCTGTCTGCCTACGATGGCCAGGTGACCCTTGAACTAGTCTCCTCGAGTAATCCGGATCTACTTATTCTTGATATCATGATGCCTAAACTAGATGGGTGGGAGGTTTGTACCCAACTGCGTAATCAAGGTATTGACATTCCCATAATCATGCTAACGGCCAAGAACGATGACTACGAGAAAATTCTTGGTTTTGAGTTGGGAACAGACGATTACGTGACGAAGCCCTTCAACCCGGCGGAGGTGTTAGAACGGACTAAGGCTGTCTTGAGGCGGGTAAAGCCGCGAAATACGGTGTCCGCCCAAGGGATTGAGGTGAATATGGAGGAATACACGGTGACAGTGCGTGGGGTCCGGGTTGGTTTGACCCCTCGGGAGACCCAGCTTTTGTATTTCCTGATGTCGAATACCAACCGGGTATTCACGCGGGACGAATT from Bacillota bacterium carries:
- a CDS encoding response regulator transcription factor — translated: MTSILIADDDPHVHEILSLYFRKEGFEILSAYDGQVTLELVSSSNPDLLILDIMMPKLDGWEVCTQLRNQGIDIPIIMLTAKNDDYEKILGFELGTDDYVTKPFNPAEVLERTKAVLRRVKPRNTVSAQGIEVNMEEYTVTVRGVRVGLTPRETQLLYFLMSNTNRVFTRDELLEHLWGYDYLGDGRTIDVHIKRIREKIGQVDEGCKQWIKTVWGVGYKFEVPEGV
- a CDS encoding pyridoxal phosphate-dependent aminotransferase, which gives rise to MRISSRARNISPSATLSVDALAKSMIKAGHNVIGFGAGEPDFDTPQHIREAAVAALDRGYTRYTPAGGTLELKEAVCARLEEDYQVKYEPDQVIISCGAKHSLYNLFQVICDQGDEVILMAPYWVSYLEQIKLAGAVPVVVAPRDHTLKPSLEDIEAAITSRTRAIIVNSPSNPSGIVLDRDFLVAVGELALKHDLLVISDEIYDKLIYGTAKHVSFPTLGDELKARTVLINGVSKTYAMTGWRIGWAVGPVEIIKAMVNLQSHSTSNPTSIAQYAAVVALTGPQAPVEQMRKEFSRRRDFMLEKLNQLPGVSCQMPEGAFYAFPNIGGLFGKSFNGTVIDSSETFAKYLLQEVKVAVVPGIAFGANEYVRLSYCLSMDKLAEGLERIHQFILKLT